From Nitrobacter sp. NHB1, a single genomic window includes:
- a CDS encoding NADP-dependent malic enzyme, whose protein sequence is MVSYSEDLRSAALAFHRNPRPGKLEIQATKPLANQRDLALAYSPGVAAACEEIVADPAEAATLTGRANLVAVVSNGTAVLGLGNIGPLAAKPVMEGKAVLFKKFAGIDVFDIEIAADTIERVVETVAALEPTFGGINLEDIKGPECFEIEAQLKARMKIPVFHDDQHGTAIIVAAAITNGLLLNGKTLADIKIVASGAGAAAIACLNLLVSMGARHKNIWVCDIDGLVYEGRNTLMDKWKAAYAQKTDKRKLADVIAGADVFLGVSAGGVLKPEMVAQMADKPLVMALANPVPEIMPDEARKVRPDAMICTGRSDFPNQVNNVLCFPFIFRGALDVGATAINEDMKHAAADAIAQLAREPPSDAAVRFDSETEGFGPGSLIPSPFDPRLILRIAPAVAKAAMASGVATRPITNFDEYHGRLERFAFRSGLVMKPMFAKAKTQPVRVIYAEGEDTRVLRATQQVLEERLALPILVGRPSVVETRIKRLGLAIRAGKDFDLINPEDDPRYRSYVQSYIDVAGRHGATPDVARTTIRTNATVIAALAVVRDEADAMLCGVEGSYMRHLRHVREIIGYMPDTSDFAALSLMITGKGAYFIADTQVRPNPSAEELADIAARAAVHVQRFNIKPKIAFVSHSDFGSYDTESSRKMRRATELFTERHPKIEADGEMQGDTALSESARQLILPHSRLTGVANVLILPNLDAANAAYQMIKVLGSGLQVGPILIGPARPAHILTPSVTARGILNMTAVAVVEAQERASRQPTLFG, encoded by the coding sequence ATCGTGTCGTATTCTGAGGATCTCCGCTCCGCTGCGCTAGCCTTCCACCGCAACCCGCGTCCTGGCAAACTTGAAATCCAGGCCACAAAGCCGCTCGCCAACCAGCGTGACCTCGCGCTTGCCTATTCGCCGGGCGTTGCCGCGGCCTGCGAGGAGATCGTCGCCGATCCGGCGGAAGCCGCGACCCTCACCGGCCGGGCCAATCTGGTCGCCGTGGTGTCCAATGGCACGGCCGTGCTCGGCCTTGGCAATATCGGGCCGCTAGCGGCCAAGCCCGTCATGGAAGGCAAGGCGGTTCTGTTCAAGAAATTCGCCGGCATTGACGTGTTCGACATCGAAATCGCCGCCGACACCATCGAGCGTGTGGTCGAGACGGTCGCAGCTTTGGAGCCGACCTTCGGCGGGATTAACCTCGAGGACATCAAGGGTCCGGAGTGCTTCGAGATCGAGGCGCAACTGAAAGCCCGGATGAAGATCCCGGTGTTCCATGACGATCAGCACGGCACCGCCATCATCGTCGCCGCTGCCATCACCAACGGCTTGCTGCTGAATGGCAAGACGCTCGCGGACATCAAGATCGTTGCTTCCGGCGCGGGGGCGGCGGCTATCGCCTGCCTCAACCTGCTGGTGTCGATGGGCGCGCGGCACAAGAACATCTGGGTCTGCGATATCGACGGCCTGGTCTATGAAGGCCGCAATACGTTGATGGACAAGTGGAAGGCGGCGTATGCGCAGAAGACCGACAAGCGCAAGCTGGCCGACGTGATCGCGGGCGCTGACGTGTTTCTCGGTGTCTCGGCCGGTGGCGTGCTGAAGCCGGAGATGGTCGCGCAGATGGCGGACAAGCCGCTGGTCATGGCGCTCGCCAATCCTGTTCCGGAAATCATGCCGGACGAGGCGCGCAAGGTGCGGCCCGATGCCATGATCTGCACCGGGCGTTCCGACTTCCCCAATCAGGTGAACAACGTTCTCTGCTTCCCCTTCATCTTCCGCGGCGCCCTCGATGTCGGCGCGACAGCGATCAATGAGGACATGAAGCACGCCGCGGCCGATGCCATCGCGCAGCTCGCGCGCGAACCGCCGTCCGATGCGGCGGTCCGGTTTGATAGCGAGACCGAAGGTTTTGGACCGGGTTCGCTGATTCCGAGTCCGTTCGACCCGCGGCTGATCCTGCGCATCGCGCCCGCGGTTGCGAAAGCCGCCATGGCGTCGGGCGTCGCAACGCGGCCGATCACGAATTTTGACGAATACCACGGGCGGCTCGAACGCTTCGCGTTCCGCTCCGGCCTCGTCATGAAGCCGATGTTTGCCAAGGCGAAAACACAGCCCGTTCGGGTGATCTACGCCGAGGGCGAGGATACGCGGGTGCTTCGGGCCACCCAGCAGGTACTTGAGGAGCGACTCGCGCTTCCGATTCTGGTTGGTCGTCCCTCCGTCGTGGAAACGCGGATCAAACGCCTCGGTCTCGCGATCAGGGCTGGCAAGGATTTCGACCTGATCAATCCTGAGGACGATCCCCGTTACCGCTCATACGTGCAGTCCTATATCGACGTCGCCGGCCGGCACGGTGCGACGCCCGATGTCGCCCGGACCACGATCCGCACCAATGCGACGGTGATCGCCGCGCTTGCGGTGGTGCGCGACGAAGCCGACGCGATGCTGTGCGGAGTTGAAGGCAGCTATATGCGCCACCTCCGGCACGTCCGGGAAATCATCGGGTACATGCCCGACACGAGCGACTTCGCCGCGCTGTCGCTGATGATCACCGGCAAGGGCGCGTATTTCATCGCAGATACGCAAGTGCGTCCGAATCCGTCCGCGGAAGAACTCGCCGACATCGCGGCTCGGGCGGCGGTGCATGTGCAACGCTTCAACATCAAGCCGAAGATCGCGTTCGTATCGCATTCCGATTTCGGCAGCTACGATACCGAATCGTCGCGCAAGATGCGTCGGGCGACCGAGCTGTTCACTGAGCGCCATCCCAAGATCGAGGCTGACGGCGAAATGCAGGGCGATACCGCTTTGTCGGAGTCGGCGCGACAACTGATCCTGCCGCATTCCCGGCTCACGGGTGTCGCCAACGTCCTGATTCTGCCCAACCTCGATGCGGCGAATGCCGCCTATCAGATGATCAAGGTGCTTGGCAGCGGATTGCAGGTCGGCCCCATTCTGATCGGTCCCGCGCGGCCGGCGCACATCCTGACCCCGTCGGTGACGGCGCGCGGCATACTCAATATGACGGCCGTGGCAGTGGTCGAGGCACAGGAGCGTGCGAGTCGACAGCCAACCTTGTTCGGCTGA
- a CDS encoding DoxX family protein gives MPAFIIVGRILFSVLFIVSGASKLFDIAATADGIASKVVIPSALMGFTTQLEGLTGMPTAHMLAIAVGVLELVCGVFIALNLGARFFSWVLAVFIVVATFSYHDFWNQAGLESTNNLIHALKNLSLVGALFIIAGIDRRPQTSEPAGGV, from the coding sequence ATGCCAGCGTTTATCATTGTCGGACGAATCCTGTTTTCTGTGTTGTTCATCGTTTCAGGCGCGTCCAAGCTGTTCGACATCGCGGCGACAGCAGACGGGATTGCGTCCAAGGTCGTCATCCCATCCGCGCTGATGGGATTCACCACGCAACTTGAGGGGCTGACAGGCATGCCGACCGCTCACATGCTGGCCATCGCAGTCGGCGTGCTTGAGCTTGTCTGCGGCGTGTTCATCGCGCTCAACCTCGGAGCGCGTTTCTTTTCGTGGGTGCTGGCGGTATTCATCGTCGTGGCGACGTTCTCCTACCACGACTTCTGGAACCAGGCTGGGCTCGAATCGACCAACAACTTGATCCACGCGTTGAAGAACCTGTCGCTGGTCGGGGCGTTGTTCATCATCGCCGGGATCGACCGTCGTCCGCAAACGTCAGAGCCGGCTGGCGGAGTTTGA
- a CDS encoding dihydrofolate reductase family protein, giving the protein MLRIEGYVIVSANGMLADANRVMPEALKFKGDLEFFTGGLDRVDIVVHGRNSFEDQPNSPLRKRIILTHRVTGLAADPENAKATLWNPAGASFEDACAHAGVRDGTAAIIGGPGVFEMFLDRYDTFWLSEAPLVTLPGGEGCFPGVPDDSPQAVLAAHGLQPREVRILDAAKEVRVTAWRRARPYLLRASTS; this is encoded by the coding sequence ATGCTTCGTATCGAAGGTTACGTCATCGTGTCGGCGAACGGAATGCTCGCCGATGCGAACCGGGTTATGCCCGAAGCGCTGAAATTCAAAGGCGACCTTGAGTTCTTCACCGGGGGGCTGGATCGCGTGGATATCGTCGTGCACGGCCGCAATTCGTTCGAGGATCAGCCCAACTCGCCGCTTCGTAAGCGGATCATATTGACTCATCGCGTCACGGGTCTGGCCGCCGATCCGGAGAACGCAAAGGCGACCTTGTGGAATCCTGCCGGCGCTTCGTTCGAGGACGCCTGTGCTCACGCCGGTGTTCGAGACGGAACCGCCGCGATCATCGGCGGCCCCGGCGTGTTCGAAATGTTTCTCGATCGTTACGACACGTTTTGGCTGTCGGAGGCTCCGCTCGTGACGCTGCCCGGCGGCGAAGGCTGCTTCCCGGGCGTTCCCGACGATTCTCCGCAAGCCGTGCTGGCGGCGCATGGGCTCCAGCCTCGCGAAGTCAGGATTCTCGATGCGGCGAAGGAGGTTCGCGTCACCGCCTGGCGCCGCGCACGCCCGTACTTGTTGCGGGCATCCACGTCTTGA
- a CDS encoding L,D-transpeptidase family protein, producing the protein MSEYWSFLPTARWCSLLGKLFPVRAPACVGPVRLWIGPVTAILIGLMSPAQSQIFWQNDYPDDYPEVYIEEPPPPPATKPRPHRAKHHRLAKSKSAAKVARKPQGPIIIAISIRRQMLKVYDANGLFAETPVSTGMRGHSTPMGVFSIIQKQKWHRSNIYSGAPMPYMQRITWSGIAMHAGVLPGYPASHGCIRMPMSFAVKMWRWTKIGARVIITPGEVTPADFSHPLLSTHRPEPAPVAAEVLTADAGGATVQRAVLSTATDSPVAGEFQTPEPAADPIKADADNTKDADVTAAAAVKPDADTARTEGKPQSAGSAADVTATAQDQSQPSPASDVTAEPMAISALKRSDRIAVFVSRKDSKIYVRQNFAPLFDAPVTITPSDRPLGTHVFTAEADKDNKDDFRWSVVSLPAMARRTARVRVREKRSRERTDAKSRPAPVPDSAADALDRISLPQDVMTKIAESLSSGDSIVVSDQGIAGGETGKGTDFIVKLQ; encoded by the coding sequence GTGAGCGAGTACTGGTCTTTCCTCCCGACGGCACGATGGTGTTCATTGTTGGGCAAACTTTTCCCGGTCCGAGCGCCTGCATGTGTCGGCCCGGTGCGGCTCTGGATCGGACCGGTCACCGCTATCCTGATCGGACTGATGTCACCCGCGCAGAGCCAGATTTTCTGGCAGAACGATTATCCGGACGATTATCCGGAGGTCTATATCGAAGAGCCTCCTCCACCTCCCGCCACGAAGCCCCGGCCGCATCGAGCCAAACATCACCGCCTCGCAAAGTCCAAATCAGCCGCCAAGGTTGCGCGCAAGCCTCAAGGTCCGATCATCATTGCCATTTCGATCCGCCGGCAAATGCTCAAGGTCTATGACGCCAACGGCCTTTTCGCCGAAACGCCGGTATCGACCGGAATGCGCGGCCACTCGACCCCAATGGGCGTTTTCAGCATCATCCAGAAGCAGAAATGGCACCGCTCGAACATCTACAGCGGTGCGCCGATGCCCTACATGCAGCGCATCACCTGGTCCGGCATTGCGATGCACGCGGGCGTGCTTCCGGGTTACCCCGCATCGCATGGATGCATCCGAATGCCCATGAGCTTCGCGGTGAAGATGTGGCGCTGGACCAAAATAGGCGCGCGGGTGATCATCACCCCCGGCGAAGTGACGCCCGCGGATTTTTCGCATCCGCTGCTGTCGACGCATCGGCCAGAGCCCGCTCCTGTCGCCGCCGAAGTGCTGACCGCCGATGCCGGCGGCGCAACGGTGCAGCGGGCGGTCCTATCAACCGCGACCGATTCTCCTGTGGCGGGCGAGTTTCAAACACCTGAGCCGGCGGCCGACCCGATCAAGGCCGATGCAGACAACACGAAGGACGCCGACGTCACGGCGGCAGCAGCCGTCAAGCCTGACGCGGATACGGCCAGGACCGAAGGCAAGCCGCAAAGCGCCGGATCCGCCGCCGACGTCACGGCGACCGCGCAGGATCAATCTCAACCATCGCCGGCGAGCGACGTGACCGCCGAGCCCATGGCGATCTCTGCGCTCAAGCGGAGCGACCGGATCGCGGTCTTTGTCAGCCGCAAGGACAGCAAGATTTACGTGCGGCAGAACTTTGCACCGCTATTCGATGCTCCCGTCACCATCACCCCGAGCGACCGGCCGTTGGGAACACACGTGTTCACGGCCGAAGCCGACAAGGACAATAAGGACGACTTCCGTTGGTCGGTGGTGTCGCTCCCGGCAATGGCGCGCCGCACGGCCCGGGTGCGTGTCCGCGAAAAGCGGTCGCGCGAGCGAACGGACGCAAAGTCCAGACCGGCTCCTGTTCCGGACAGCGCTGCCGATGCGCTGGACCGCATCTCCCTTCCTCAAGACGTCATGACGAAAATCGCCGAATCGCTTTCGTCCGGCGACTCCATCGTCGTCTCCGATCAGGGCATCGCCGGCGGTGAAACTGGCAAAGGCACTGACTTCATCGTCAAGCTCCAATAG